A genomic region of Azoarcus sp. KH32C contains the following coding sequences:
- the glmS gene encoding glutamine--fructose-6-phosphate transaminase (isomerizing), translating into MCGIVTAIAKDNVVSVLLEGLRKLEYRGYDSAGIAVLNGGLQRVRSTGRVAELAALAASKELSANIGIAHTRWATHGVPSERNAHPHVSGGLAVVHNGIIENFSAIKERLIARGYEFVSETDTEVIAHLIHSKLKTEPDLFTAVRLAANELVGAYAIGVICETDPSRLIVSRHGAPLLLGVGEDGMYAASDTAALLQVTRKVIYLEEGDVAELRLDGYRIVRPDGTPVERAINVSSLSADAVELGQYRHYMQKEIFEQPQALANTLEIIAGGGSISPQLFGSQAAQVLDGVKNVLVIACGTSYHAGLVARYWIESVARVPCTVEIASEYRYRDSVADPDTLVVVISQSGETADTLAALKYARERGMTRTLAICNVPESAIVREAALRFITRAGPEIGVASTKAFTTQLAALALLTLALAKLFGRLSEADEAKHLTALRHLPVAVKKVLALEPEIERWAQRFAAKQHALFLGRGQHWPIAMEGALKLKEISYIHAEAYAAGELKHGPLALVDREMPVIAVAPADELLEKLKSNLQEVRARGGELYVFADAGSEIPESEGVHILQLPEHYGMLSPVLHVVPLQLLSYHAALVKGTDVDKPRNLAKSVTVE; encoded by the coding sequence ATGTGTGGCATCGTCACTGCGATCGCGAAGGACAACGTCGTTTCGGTTCTCCTCGAAGGTCTGCGCAAACTGGAATACCGCGGCTATGACTCGGCCGGCATCGCGGTGCTGAACGGCGGCCTGCAACGCGTGCGCTCGACCGGGCGCGTGGCGGAGCTCGCGGCGCTGGCGGCGTCGAAGGAGTTGTCGGCGAACATCGGCATCGCCCACACCCGCTGGGCGACGCATGGCGTGCCCTCCGAGCGCAACGCGCATCCGCACGTCTCGGGCGGCCTCGCCGTGGTGCATAACGGCATCATCGAGAATTTCAGTGCGATCAAGGAGCGGCTGATTGCGCGCGGCTACGAGTTCGTGTCCGAAACCGATACCGAGGTGATCGCCCACCTGATCCACAGCAAGCTCAAGACCGAGCCGGATCTCTTCACGGCAGTGCGGCTTGCGGCCAACGAGCTGGTCGGCGCGTACGCGATCGGCGTTATCTGCGAGACGGATCCCTCGCGCCTGATCGTTTCGCGGCACGGTGCGCCGCTGCTGCTGGGCGTTGGCGAGGACGGCATGTATGCCGCGTCCGACACTGCCGCGCTGCTGCAGGTGACGCGCAAGGTGATCTACCTGGAAGAGGGCGACGTCGCCGAGTTGCGGCTCGACGGCTATCGCATCGTGCGGCCCGACGGCACGCCGGTCGAGCGCGCGATCAACGTGTCCAGCCTGTCGGCGGACGCGGTCGAGCTCGGCCAGTACCGTCATTACATGCAGAAGGAAATCTTCGAGCAGCCGCAGGCGCTGGCGAACACGCTCGAAATCATCGCTGGCGGTGGGTCAATATCGCCGCAGCTTTTCGGCAGCCAGGCGGCGCAAGTGCTCGACGGCGTAAAGAACGTGCTCGTGATCGCGTGCGGCACGAGCTATCACGCGGGCTTGGTCGCCCGCTACTGGATCGAGTCGGTCGCGCGTGTGCCTTGCACGGTCGAGATTGCGAGCGAATACCGCTACCGCGACTCGGTGGCCGATCCGGACACGCTGGTCGTCGTCATTTCGCAATCGGGCGAGACGGCCGATACGCTGGCGGCGCTCAAATACGCCCGCGAGCGGGGCATGACGCGGACGCTCGCGATCTGCAACGTGCCCGAATCCGCGATCGTGCGTGAGGCGGCGCTGCGTTTCATCACGCGCGCGGGCCCCGAGATCGGCGTGGCGTCGACCAAGGCCTTCACGACCCAGCTTGCGGCGCTGGCGCTGCTGACGCTCGCGCTGGCGAAGCTCTTCGGCCGCCTGTCGGAAGCCGACGAGGCGAAGCACCTGACCGCGCTGCGTCACCTGCCGGTCGCGGTGAAGAAGGTGCTCGCCCTCGAGCCCGAGATCGAGCGTTGGGCGCAGCGATTCGCCGCGAAGCAGCACGCGCTCTTCCTCGGGCGCGGCCAGCACTGGCCGATCGCGATGGAAGGCGCGCTGAAGTTGAAGGAAATCTCCTACATCCACGCCGAGGCCTACGCCGCGGGTGAGCTCAAGCACGGCCCGCTGGCGCTCGTCGACCGCGAGATGCCGGTGATCGCCGTTGCGCCCGCCGACGAGTTGCTCGAAAAGCTGAAGTCGAACCTGCAGGAAGTGCGGGCGCGCGGCGGCGAGCTGTATGTCTTCGCCGACGCCGGCAGCGAGATTCCGGAGTCCGAGGGCGTGCATATCCTGCAGCTGCCCGAGCACTACGGCATGTTGTCGCCGGTGCTGCACGTCGTGCCGCTGCAGCTGCTGTCCTACCACGCAGCGCTCGTGAAGGGGACCGACGTCGACAAGCCGCGTAACCTGGCCAAATCGGTCACCGTGGAGTAA
- the glmU gene encoding bifunctional UDP-N-acetylglucosamine diphosphorylase/glucosamine-1-phosphate N-acetyltransferase GlmU, with translation MEVVILAAGQGKRMRSVLPKVLQPIAGRPMLGHVVATARALQASRICVVYGHGGEAVRARFGDEEVAWALQEPQLGTGHAVQQALPHLSDGETALVLYGDVPLIGAATLRRLQDAAGNGRLALLTVELADPTGYGRILRNADGKVVRIVEQKDASAEERRVREVNTGILVAPVARLRDWLGRIGNDNAQAEYYLTDIIGLAVADGVEVVTVQPDAVWETLGVNSKPQLAELERIHQRNLALRLMEEGVTVIDPARIDVRGELACGRDVEIDVNCVFEGRVELADDVRIGANCVVRNARIGAGTRLAPFSHVEDTVTGRECVIGPYARTRPGTTLGDGVHLGNFVEVKNSAIADHSKANHLAYVGDADVGQRVNIGAGTITCNYDGANKFRTVIEDDVFIGSDTQLVAPVRVGRGATLGAGTTLTKDAPPEQLTVSRARQLSIAGWKRPVKKK, from the coding sequence ATGGAAGTCGTCATTCTCGCCGCCGGGCAGGGCAAACGCATGCGTTCGGTGTTGCCGAAGGTGCTCCAGCCGATTGCCGGCCGCCCGATGCTTGGACATGTCGTCGCGACGGCTCGTGCGCTGCAGGCCTCGCGCATCTGCGTGGTGTACGGACATGGCGGAGAGGCGGTGCGGGCGCGCTTCGGCGACGAAGAGGTCGCGTGGGCCTTGCAGGAGCCGCAGCTCGGCACCGGGCACGCAGTGCAGCAGGCGCTGCCGCATCTGAGCGACGGCGAGACGGCACTCGTGCTCTACGGCGACGTGCCGCTGATTGGCGCGGCGACCTTGAGACGGCTGCAGGATGCGGCCGGGAACGGGCGTCTTGCGCTGCTGACGGTGGAGCTCGCCGACCCGACGGGCTACGGGCGGATCCTGCGAAATGCCGACGGGAAGGTCGTGCGCATCGTCGAGCAGAAGGACGCGAGCGCCGAGGAGCGCCGCGTGCGCGAGGTCAATACCGGCATCCTCGTCGCACCCGTCGCACGCCTGCGCGACTGGCTGGGCCGGATCGGCAACGACAACGCGCAGGCCGAGTACTACCTCACGGACATCATCGGGCTTGCCGTGGCCGACGGTGTCGAAGTTGTCACAGTACAGCCGGACGCAGTGTGGGAGACTCTCGGGGTCAATAGCAAGCCGCAGCTCGCGGAACTCGAGCGCATCCACCAGCGCAATCTCGCGCTGCGGCTGATGGAGGAGGGCGTGACGGTGATCGATCCGGCGCGCATCGACGTGCGCGGCGAGCTAGCGTGCGGCCGCGACGTCGAGATCGACGTCAATTGCGTGTTCGAAGGGCGCGTCGAGCTCGCCGACGACGTGCGGATCGGCGCGAACTGCGTGGTCCGCAATGCGCGCATCGGCGCCGGCACCCGGCTTGCCCCCTTCTCGCACGTGGAAGATACGGTGACCGGACGCGAATGCGTCATCGGCCCCTACGCACGCACCCGCCCCGGCACGACCCTGGGCGACGGCGTGCATCTGGGCAACTTCGTCGAGGTCAAGAACAGCGCGATCGCCGACCATTCGAAGGCGAACCACCTCGCCTACGTCGGCGACGCCGATGTCGGTCAGCGCGTCAATATCGGCGCCGGCACGATCACCTGCAACTACGACGGCGCGAACAAGTTCCGCACCGTGATCGAGGACGACGTCTTCATCGGCTCGGACACCCAGCTCGTCGCGCCGGTGCGCGTGGGGCGCGGGGCGACGCTCGGTGCGGGCACGACGCTGACGAAGGATGCGCCGCCGGAGCAGCTCACGGTGTCGCGGGCGCGTCAGCTCAGCATTGCCGGCTGGAAGCGGCCGGTGAAGAAGAAGTAA
- a CDS encoding bifunctional enoyl-CoA hydratase/phosphate acetyltransferase codes for MDHAVNQFIENRVFDEIQVGDHAQLLRTLRPDDIHLFAVMSGDVNPTHVDTEYARSSQFREVVGHSMWGSTLISTVLGTEFPGPGTVYVSQGLNFHRPITIGDTLTITVTCREKFEHNHHILFDCLAVNQDGLKVIDGIAEVQAPTEKIKRARIHLPEVTISDRELRYGHLLSITSGKAPIPIAVAHPCDVESLRGPIQAAEAGLVIPVLVGPEAKIRAVAEQNNIDLHGFRIVDVAHSHEAAETAVALARDGVVEALMKGSLHTDELMSAVISKVGGLRTSRRISHVFMADVPTYPHPLLITDAAINIEPTLEDKVDIIQNAIDLAHVLGLPEPKVAILSAVETVTSKIRSTIDAAALCKMADRGQIKGGLLDGPLAFDNAVSLVAAKTKGIRSAVAGNADILVVPDLESGNMVAKQLEYLANALMAGVVLGARVPIVLTSRADTAETRAASCAIAQLMAHKKREAKLV; via the coding sequence ATGGACCATGCCGTCAATCAATTCATCGAGAACCGCGTCTTCGACGAAATCCAGGTGGGCGACCATGCCCAGCTACTTCGTACGCTGCGGCCGGACGACATCCATCTCTTCGCCGTGATGTCGGGCGACGTCAACCCGACCCACGTGGACACCGAATACGCCCGCTCCAGCCAGTTCCGCGAAGTCGTCGGCCACAGCATGTGGGGCAGCACGCTGATCTCGACCGTCCTCGGCACCGAATTCCCCGGCCCCGGCACCGTGTATGTGTCGCAAGGCCTGAATTTTCACCGCCCGATCACCATCGGCGACACGCTGACGATCACCGTCACCTGCCGCGAAAAATTCGAGCACAATCATCACATCCTGTTCGACTGCCTCGCCGTCAATCAGGACGGGCTGAAGGTCATCGACGGCATCGCCGAAGTCCAGGCACCGACCGAAAAGATCAAGCGCGCGCGCATCCACCTCCCCGAAGTGACGATTTCCGATCGCGAGCTGCGCTACGGCCACCTGCTGTCGATCACTTCGGGCAAGGCGCCGATCCCGATCGCCGTCGCCCACCCCTGCGACGTCGAATCGCTGCGCGGTCCGATCCAGGCGGCCGAAGCCGGCCTCGTCATTCCTGTGCTCGTCGGCCCCGAGGCCAAGATCCGCGCCGTGGCGGAACAAAACAACATCGATCTGCACGGTTTCCGCATCGTCGACGTCGCGCACAGTCATGAAGCCGCCGAAACGGCCGTCGCGCTCGCCCGCGATGGCGTCGTCGAGGCGCTGATGAAAGGTTCGCTGCACACCGACGAACTGATGAGCGCGGTCATCTCCAAGGTCGGCGGCCTGCGCACCTCGCGCCGCATCAGCCATGTGTTCATGGCCGACGTGCCGACCTACCCGCATCCGCTGCTGATCACCGACGCCGCGATCAACATCGAGCCGACGCTCGAGGACAAGGTCGACATCATCCAGAACGCGATCGACCTCGCCCACGTGCTCGGCCTGCCCGAACCGAAGGTCGCGATCCTGTCGGCCGTCGAGACCGTCACCTCCAAGATCCGCTCGACCATCGACGCCGCCGCGCTGTGCAAGATGGCCGACCGGGGCCAGATCAAGGGCGGTCTGCTCGATGGCCCGCTTGCCTTCGACAACGCCGTCTCGCTCGTCGCCGCCAAGACCAAGGGCATCCGCTCCGCGGTCGCCGGCAACGCCGACATTCTCGTCGTGCCCGACCTCGAATCCGGCAACATGGTCGCCAAGCAGCTCGAATACCTCGCCAATGCCCTGATGGCCGGCGTCGTGCTCGGCGCACGCGTACCCATCGTGCTCACCAGCCGCGCCGACACCGCCGAAACCCGCGCCGCCTCCTGCGCCATCGCGCAGCTGATGGCCCACAAGAAGCGCGAGGCGAAACTCGTATGA
- a CDS encoding acetate/propionate family kinase, with protein sequence MKAVLVINAGSSSLKFALFPTEPELATSAPLSGQIEGIGATPHLSAKDASGERYDEPVITAGSQSEQHRDSLNHLFRWLSSHNPNLDIVAAGHRIVHGGELHSAPVLLNESVLRDLDSFIPLAPLHQPHNLRAVRAVAALLPEIPQVGCFDTAFHRTQPAVAQAFALPRAISAEGVKRYGFHGLSYDYVARQLPDVVHERARGAVLIAHLGNGASMCALRDGKSVASTMGFTAVEGLMMGTRTGSLDPGVLLYLMEQKGMDAKALTNLLYKQSGLLGVSGISQDMRTLLASDAREAREAVELFCYRIAREIGSLAAAAGGLDALVFTGGIGEHAAEVRQRVAELSAWLGIEIDTEANARHAQRIDTPQSRVAVAVVPTNEEGMIARYTVDLLAHAA encoded by the coding sequence ATGAAGGCTGTCCTCGTCATCAACGCGGGCTCGAGCAGTCTCAAGTTCGCGCTGTTTCCGACCGAACCCGAACTCGCGACGAGCGCCCCGCTGTCGGGGCAGATCGAAGGCATCGGCGCCACGCCTCATCTCAGCGCGAAGGATGCCAGCGGCGAGCGCTACGACGAACCCGTGATCACGGCCGGCAGCCAGAGCGAACAGCACCGCGACTCGCTGAACCACCTCTTCCGTTGGCTCAGCAGTCACAATCCGAACCTCGACATCGTCGCGGCCGGCCACCGCATCGTGCACGGCGGCGAACTCCACAGTGCGCCCGTTCTGCTCAACGAATCGGTGCTGCGCGACCTCGACAGCTTCATTCCGCTCGCGCCGCTGCATCAGCCCCACAACCTGCGCGCGGTTCGCGCCGTGGCGGCGCTGCTGCCCGAGATCCCTCAGGTCGGCTGCTTCGACACCGCCTTCCACCGCACCCAGCCCGCGGTCGCACAAGCCTTTGCGCTGCCGCGCGCGATCAGTGCGGAAGGGGTGAAGCGCTACGGTTTTCACGGCCTGTCCTACGACTATGTCGCGCGCCAGTTGCCTGACGTCGTCCATGAACGGGCGCGCGGTGCAGTGCTGATCGCCCACCTCGGCAACGGTGCATCGATGTGCGCGCTGCGCGACGGCAAGAGCGTCGCCTCGACGATGGGCTTCACCGCCGTCGAGGGCCTGATGATGGGCACGCGTACCGGCAGCCTCGATCCCGGCGTGCTCCTGTATCTGATGGAGCAGAAAGGCATGGACGCCAAGGCGCTGACGAACCTGCTGTACAAGCAGTCCGGCCTGCTCGGCGTCTCAGGCATCAGCCAGGACATGCGCACGCTGCTCGCGTCGGATGCGCGGGAAGCGCGCGAGGCAGTGGAACTCTTCTGCTATCGCATCGCTCGCGAGATCGGCTCCCTCGCCGCAGCGGCGGGCGGCCTCGACGCACTGGTCTTCACCGGCGGCATCGGCGAACACGCCGCCGAAGTACGCCAGCGCGTCGCCGAGCTGTCGGCCTGGCTCGGGATCGAGATCGACACCGAAGCCAACGCCCGCCACGCCCAGCGCATCGACACGCCGCAGAGCCGCGTCGCGGTGGCCGTCGTGCCGACCAACGAGGAAGGCATGATCGCCCGCTACACCGTGGATCTGCTCGCACACGCCGCCTGA